One window of the Pyxicephalus adspersus chromosome 5, UCB_Pads_2.0, whole genome shotgun sequence genome contains the following:
- the SLC25A32 gene encoding solute carrier family 25 member 32: MSAPSSPAAQTALPATPASPLSHLLRHVHYENLVAGLSGGVISTLVLHPLDLVKIRFAVSDGLALRPKYNGILHCMSTVWKHEGIRGLYQGVTPNMWGAGASWGLYFFFYNAIKAYKKEGRVENLTATEHLLSAAGAGALTLCFTNPIWVTKTRLVLQYDAGADPSKRQYRGMFHALAKIYRHEGIPGLYKGFVPGLFGTSHGALQFMAYEELKIDYNKHLNRPIDTKLNTLEYITMAALSKIFAVMATYPYQVVRARLQDQHNCYSGVIDVISRTWRKEGVQGFYKGIVPNVIRVTPACCITFVAYENVSYFLLNLRKAKE; the protein is encoded by the exons ATGTCCGCTCCGAGCAGCCCGGCGGCACAGACCGCACTGCCCGCCACCCCGGCCTCACCGCTCTCACATCTCCTCAGACACGTCCACTATGAGAACCTGGTGGCCGGCCTGAGCGGAGGAGTCATCTCCACCCTGGTGCTGCACCCCCTGGACCTGGTCAAGATCCGCTTCGCTG taaGCGATGGCCTGGCACTCCGACCCAAGTACAACGGCATACTGCACTGCATGTCCACTGTGTGGAAGCATGAAGGAATCCGCGGCCTCTATCAGGGGGTGACACCTAACATGTGGGGGGCTGGAGCCTCCTGGGGCCTTTACTTTTTCTT CTATAATGCAATCAAAGCATACAAGAAAGAAGGGAGAGTGGAGAACCTGACTGCAACAGAGCACCTCCTGTCTGCAGCCGGAGCGG gtgcACTAACTCTGTGTTTTACAAACCCAATATGGGTTACCAAGACTCGTCTCGTTCTTCAGTATGATGCTGGAGCTGATCCATCAAAACGCCAATACAGAGGCATGTTCCACGCCCTGGCCAAAATATACAGACATGAAGGAATCCCTGGACTTTATAAG GGATTTGTGCCGGGTCTTTTTGGAACATCACATGGTGCCCTTCAGTTTATGGCATATGAAGAACTAAAAATTGATTATAATAAGCACCTAAATAGGCCCATTGATACAAAATTG AACACTTTGGAGTACATCACAATGGCGGCATTGTCCAAGATATTTGCAGTGATGGCTACTTACCCATATCAAGTTGTCCGGGCTCGTCTTCAAGATCAGCACAACTGCTATTCAGGGGTCATAGATGTTATTAGTAGGACCTGGAG GAAAGAAGGCGTTCAAGGCTTCTACAAAGGCATTGTTCCTAATGTTATACGTGTAACTCCAGCATGCTGTATCACTTTTGTAGCCTACGAGAATGTCTCATATTTCCTACTTAATCTGCGGAAAGCAAAGGAATGA
- the LOC140331951 gene encoding NACHT, LRR and PYD domains-containing protein 3-like, giving the protein MDISASTDKIHLVDLYREKLIQHITMVHPVLDHPLQESLLTQEHYNMVMVQETTQEKMRMLYRFSQGWSKSYKDIFHMALKQYNPGVIDHPGTTFLSDLGIKCKKCTTRRFQCFKEYNSRTSETVSLEKKYTQLLLLKKYRNKEEREEEITSLGRRRIEFMNERSSGKYSPTTIQDLFKPDEDGIIPSTIVLQGPAGIGKTMTSQKIILDWAYGNLYQDMFDFVFHLSCRELNNVTSNVSLARLLSRSSGLQYSDEAMKLVLRDPGKILVIVDGLDELTLPLEDHSEVCEDPFRETQLKCILRSLLKKDHLCEMSLVITTRPCVLQKLNELIEDSCNVDILGFTGIGRENYIYNF; this is encoded by the exons ATGGACATCTCCGCCTCTACAG ATAAGATTCACTTGGTGGATCTTTATCGGGAGAAGCTCATCCAGCATATCACTATGGTACACCCAGTGTTGGACCATCCTCTGCAAGAAAGTCTTCTGACTCAGGAACATTATAATATGGTTATGGTCCAAGAGACAACCCAGGAGAAGATGAGAATGCTTTATAGATTCAGCCAAGGATGGAGCAAGTCTTACAAGGATATATTCCATATGGCTCTGAAACAATATAACCCAGGGGTTATTGATCACCCAGGCACAACATTTCTATCAG ATTTAGGTATAAAATGTAAGAAGTGTACAACACGTCGATTCCAgtgttttaaagaatataactCCCGTACAAGTGAGACAGTTAGTCTAGAAAAGAAATATACACAACTACTACTGCTAAAAAAGTATCGTAacaaagaagagagagaagaagaaataaCATCTTTGGGAAGAAGACGTATTGAATTTATGAATGAGAGATCTTCTGGTAAATATTCCCCAACCACAATCCAAGATCTGTTTAAACCTGATGAAGATGGCATTATTCCTTCAACTATAGTGCTACAAGGACCTGCAGGGATTGGAAAAACAATGACCTCCCAGAAGATCATCCTGGACTGGGCCTATGGGAATCTTTATCAAGACATGTTTGACTTTGTGTTCCATTTAAGCTGTAGAGAACTAAACAATGTAACCAGCAACGTAAGCCTAGCAAGGCTTTTGTCTAGATCCAGTGGGCTGCAATATTCAGATGAAGCGATGAAGTTGGTTCTTAGAGATCCTGGTAAAATACTCGTTATCGTTGATGGTTTGGATGAGCTCACGTTGCCCCTGGAGGATCATTCTGAGGTTTGTGAGGACCCTTTTAGGGAAACACAGCTAAAATGTATTCTTAGAAGCTTACTAAAAAAAGACCATCTATGTGAAATGTCTCTGGTTATTACCACAAGACCGTGTGTTTTACAGAAATTGAATGAACTCATTGAGGATTCTTGCAATGTGGACATTTTAGGATTTACAGGGATAGGTCGGGAAAACTATATCTATaacttttaa